In Zonotrichia leucophrys gambelii isolate GWCS_2022_RI chromosome 8, RI_Zleu_2.0, whole genome shotgun sequence, one genomic interval encodes:
- the F3 gene encoding tissue factor, translating into MLRAAAPPRALLLGALLWPLAAGYKDLPTAVNITWSSINFKTILQWQPKPSGYFYTVEIHGQTSDVRRKCIQTSETECDVTDALRNVKETYTAHILSVKPAEMDNFEEPPFEVSEKFTPYSQTVIGKPEIKDYSQKGSKLNVVFKDPLTPYIFPNGSFMSIQDIFQHDLEYKLYYWKDQSSGKKDVTTKSHNFEVSVDSGKNYCFYVQGIIPSRRENRNGQESRVLCTSVGRNILDEYGTEVFIILAVIAVAVITLAVVLPVVLCKRKKAKRARAEREKELLNGI; encoded by the exons ATGCTGCGTGCCGCCGCCCCGCCACGGGCACTGCTGCTCGGCGCGCTGCTCTGGCCCCTGGCCGCCG GCTATAAGGACCTACCAACAGCAGTCAATATAACTTGGTCTTCAATCAATTTTAAAACTATACTACAGTGGCAACCAAAACCATCAGGCTACTTCTATACTGTAGAAATACATGG ACAGACATCTGACGTGAGAAGAAAATGCATACAGACATCAGAAACAGAGTGTGATGTTACTGATGCGCTCAGGAATGTAAAGGAGACCTATACAGCACACATACTGTCTGTAAAGCCTGCGGAGATGGATAACTTTGAAGAGCCACCTTTTGAAGTCTCTGAAAAATTTACACCTTATAGCCAGA CTGTTATTGGAAAACCAGAGATAAAGGATTATTCACAAAAAGGTTCCAAACTGAATGTCGTGTTCAAAGATCCGCTTACACCATATATATTTCCTAATGGAAGCTTTATGAGTATTCAAGATATTTTCCAGCATGACCTGGAATACAAACTCTATTACTGGAAAGATCAAAGTTCTGGAAAG aaaGATGTAACAACAAAAAGCCATAATTTTGAAGTAAGTGTTGACAGTGGAAAGAACTATTGCTTCTATGTCCAGGGAATCATTCCCTCTCGCAGAGAAAATCGTAATGGCCAAGAAAGCAGGGTGCTCTGCACCAGTGTAGGAAGGAATATCTTAGATG aaTATGGAACAGAAGTCTTTATCATCTTAGCAGTGATAGCAGTTGCAGTCATCACTCTCGCCGTTGTCCTTCCCGTGGTTCTGTGTAAACGCAAGAAAGCAAAGAGAGCAAGagctgagagagaaaaggagctgCTTAATGGTATCTAA